TTTTGTTTTAATTGTTGCTGTAGTTGTTGAAACTTTTCTTGATCAATCTTTTTAGTATAATAATCATTAATTATTTGGTGTAAATCTTCTTTCGGTACATTTTCATCCACAGGAGATAGTATGCTATAACCTGAAGAAGTAGTATGGGGATAAAAGTTTTTTTCTTGAATCGTCATTAACCATTTTTGCCATTGTTGGTAAAGATTTTTCCATTCATCAATGGTTAACTGATAATTATCGATGGGTAATTTTATATCCGCATAATTTATCAATTCTTTAGCAATAGTAGGGCTTACTCCTCCATAGGATTTAATTAACTGTTTATCTAATCTACCAGGAATGAGGTTAACGGTTTCTTGCCAATCAGTAAATGACTCGTCAATTTTGGGAGTATTACCCGACAGGGGAGGGGGTAACTGATAGATTTGGCTGGTTTCTACGGTGCGCACACTAGATTTTGCCGCCGTAATTTGTTTGGCAACGGTAATAATCTGTTGTTGGGCGTTGGTAAGGATAACGTTACTATATTTTCCCATTACCTCTACATATAAATGATATAGAGGTGTTTCGTTGGGGCGCTGGGCAAATTGAAAGTCAACTACCCTTTCCCATTCACTCACAATATTCACCCCAATTAAAGCATAACCACTAATTAAGTGTCGTAACTGTTCACTAAAAGTAAAAGTATCCTTTTTCCGTGGCGGTGCATTTCCTATACATATTCTGGCGGCTTGAGGATGCCATGCAATGGTTAGCCATGATTTTTTTTTCAAACTACGTAAACATAATGAAATTGAAGTGCGATCGCACTGATATACTTGTTCTAAACGAGATGGTATATATTCGGCATTAAGAGAATCACAAATAGCCACAAGGGTTGTATAGTCAACGGGTTGCATATTGATTAGTGTTAAATGCTAAGGATTATTAGGTTTTAGGTGATATGGGGAGTGAGGGATATGAGGGGAGAGGGTTATGGGGAGTTAGGGTGATAGGGAGTTAGGATAATAATAGTTTTACTATTTATTTATTGTCCATTGCCCATTGCCCGTCATCAATCAAACTTTATCCCTAACTCAAGTTAAATATGATTTTGAGTTGGTGACAATATCTTGAATCCTGAATTATTACGATAATTCCATTATGTTTTATACTATAACCCTTGCAAAGCCCTTTTATTATTGCCCCTTGCGTGAATTATCCATTATCCACTGTCAATGATTCTTTTTTAATAGGATTACCACACTCAGATAACTGATAACTACCTTCTTGCAAACCATGCTTAACCGCCACCCTATCATCAAAAACAAAACATTCCCCCTCCCACAAACTTTCCTCCTCAGGCACTTCCTCCAGATACTTCAAAATACCACCCTTAAGATGATAAACCTCCTTAAAACCCTTCTTCAACATCAAAGCCGTTACCTTCTCGCAACGAATACCCCCCGTACAAAATAAAGCCACTTTTTGTTCTTTATTTTCGCTCAAA
Above is a window of Cyanobacterium stanieri LEGE 03274 DNA encoding:
- a CDS encoding Rqc2 family fibronectin-binding protein encodes the protein MQPVDYTTLVAICDSLNAEYIPSRLEQVYQCDRTSISLCLRSLKKKSWLTIAWHPQAARICIGNAPPRKKDTFTFSEQLRHLISGYALIGVNIVSEWERVVDFQFAQRPNETPLYHLYVEVMGKYSNVILTNAQQQIITVAKQITAAKSSVRTVETSQIYQLPPPLSGNTPKIDESFTDWQETVNLIPGRLDKQLIKSYGGVSPTIAKELINYADIKLPIDNYQLTIDEWKNLYQQWQKWLMTIQEKNFYPHTTSSGYSILSPVDENVPKEDLHQIINDYYTKKIDQEKFQQLQQQLKQKIKSITKKLQVKADKYQDKINQSKHSEIYRTQADLLMANLHQWSIGSDAITLNDFTTGEPIKIDLAPDKNAIQNAQALYKKHQKLKRAKDAVKPLLEEVNAEINYLQQTLNNVLQLDNSDTEDFDTLAEIKAELISQKYIEDNQHRQTNNNQESQPRAFKTPSNFEVLVGRNNRQNDLLISRIATDYDLWFHAQEIPGSHVLLRLNAGDIPGEKDLQYTANVAAYYSQGRESDQVPVIYTKPKYVYKPKGAKPGMVIYSNQTVIWGKSSEFMNS